One Dromiciops gliroides isolate mDroGli1 chromosome 3, mDroGli1.pri, whole genome shotgun sequence DNA segment encodes these proteins:
- the PHC2 gene encoding polyhomeotic-like protein 2 isoform X4: protein MTSGNGNSASSITGTAPQNGENKPPQAIVKPQILTHVIEGFVIQEGAEPFPVGRSSLLVGNLKKKYAQGLLPEKLPQQENTTTTDSEMEEPYMQESKEEGTPLKLKCELCGRVDFAYKFKRSKRFCSMACAKRYNVGCTKRVGLFHSDRSKLQKPGATPHNRRRASKASLPALPKDAKKQPAGAVPLSVTAALQLTHSQEDSSRCSDNSSYEEPLSPISASSSTSRRRQGQRDLELPDMHMRDLVGVGHRFLPSEPTKWNVEDVYEFIRSLPGCQEIAEEFRAQEIDGQALLLLKEDHLMSAMNIKLGPALKIYARISMLKDS from the exons ATGACCTCAGGGAACGGAAACTCTGCCTCCAGCATCACTGGCACTGCCCCCCAGAATGGTGAGAATAAACCACCACAGGCCATTGTGAAACCCCAAATCCTGACGCATGTTATCGAAGGGTTTGTGATCCAGGAGGGGGCGGAGCCTTTCCCG GTGGGACGTTCGTCCCTGCTGGTGGGGAACCTTAAGAAGAAGTATGCACAAGGGCTTTTGCCTGAGAAACTCCCACAGCAAGAGAACACCACCACCACGGATTCAGAAATGGAGGAGCCCTATATGCAAG AATCCAAAGAGGAGGGGACTCCCCTCAAACTCAAGTGTGAGCTTTGTGGCCGGGTGGACTTTGCCTACAAGTTCAAACGTTCCAAACGCTTCTGTTCTATGGCGTGTGCCAAGAG GTACAACGTGGGCTGTACCAAGCGCGTGGGACTCTTCCACTCTGATCGTAGCAAGCTGCAAAAACCAGGGGCTACCCCCCATAACCGCCGACGGGCCAGCAAGGCAAGCCTTCCAGCATTGCCCAAGGATGCCAAGAAGCAG CCTGCAGGGGCCGTGCCTCTCTCAGTCACAGCCGCACTGCAGCTGACCCACAGCCAGGAAGACTCGAGTCGCTGCTCAGATAACTCCAGCTATGAGGAGCCCCTGTCACCCATCTCAGCCAGCTCCTCCACCTCACGACGGCGCCAGGGCCAGCGGGACCTGGAGCTCCCGGACATGCACATGCGGGACCTGGTGGGTGTTGGGCACCGCTTTTTGCCCAGTGAACCCACCAAATGGAATGTGGAAGATGTCTATGAGTTCATCCGTTCTTTGCCAG GCTGCCAGGAGATTGCAGAAGAGTTCCGTGCCCAGGAGATCGATGGGCAGGCCCTCTTATTGCTCAAGGAAGACCACTTGATGAGTGCCATGAACATCAAGCTGGGGCCCGCCCTGAAGATCTATGCACGCATCAGCATGCTCAAGGACTCTTAG